One window from the genome of Musa acuminata AAA Group cultivar baxijiao chromosome BXJ1-4, Cavendish_Baxijiao_AAA, whole genome shotgun sequence encodes:
- the LOC135672261 gene encoding transcription factor ILI6-like: MYVLRTIANTSTALSLSLSLSLCMTSSSFLITPTPQQSDSVAPTLALVSSSLTIYILACDFSSERLHPIANKMASRRSRSTQATSSRITDEQIADLLAKLQALLPEHRIRSTDRVSAAEVLQDACNHIRSLQREVDGLSGRLAQLLAMTDSSDAQAAVIRSLLM, from the exons ATGTATGTACTTCGTACCATTGCCAACACGTCTActgctctttctctctctctctctctctctctctgtatgacATCCTCTTCGTTTCTCATAACTCCAACCCCGCAACAAAGTGATAGCGTTGCGCCCACACTTGCACTTGTCTCTTCCTCACTCACCATCTATATATTGGCTTGCGACTTCTCCTCTGAAAGACTGCATCCTATAGCGAACAAGATGGCAAGCAGGAGATCTCGCTCGACGCAGGCGACCTCTTCGAGGATCACTGATGAGCAGATCGCTGACCTCCTGGCCAAGTTGCAAGCTTTGCTACCTGAGCACCGAATTCGGAGCACTGATAGG GTGTCGGCAGCTGAGGTCCTACAAGACGCATGCAACCATATCAGGAGCTTGCAGCGCGAGGTGGATGGCTTAAGTGGAAGGCTCGCACAGTTGCTCGCCATGACCGACAGCAGCGACGCTCAAGCCGCGGTGATCCGAAGCCTTCTCATGTGA
- the LOC103980424 gene encoding homeobox-leucine zipper protein ATHB-13-like: MFQNQMTCNGMPPLFPANLLLQIPHDETSPPGFGGERPYLASYPQDLTLGLLSNDCVGAASVETLLGKRSVSFSRMEACEELNIEEDLSDDGSQPAGEKKKRLNLEQVRVLEKNFEMGNKLEPGRKMELARALGLQPRQVAIWFQNRRARWKTKQLEKDYDVLKRQLEAMKTENEALQAQNKKLLSEVLALKGKETSEPINLNKETEGSCSFRSDNSSDINLDLSTSDAHKSRVFFPSYRPPPAKTETPKEEHSSIQEESFCTMFCSTDDQSAFWAWSEQHNFHQ, translated from the exons ATGTTTCAGAACCAGATGACCTGCAATGGGATGCCGCCGCTCTTCCCTGCGAACCTGTTGCTGCAGATTCCCCACGACGAGACCAGTCCTCCGGGATTCGGAGGCGAGAGGCCTTACCTGGCGAGCTACCCCCAGGACCTGACACTGGGACTTCTGTCGAACGACTGCGTGGGTGCTGCAAGCGTGGAGACCCTTCTGGGGAAACGATCCGTGTCCTTCTCGAGGATGGAGGCCTGCGAGGAGTTGAACATCGAGGAGGACCTCTCCGACGACGGATCGCAGCCGGCAggcgagaagaagaagaggctgaACCTGGAGCAGGTCAGGGTACTGGAGAAGAACTTCGAGATGGGGAATAAGCTGGAGCCGGGGAGGAAGATGGAGTTGGCCAGGGCTCTCGGGCTGCAGCCGAGGCAGGTGGCCATATGGTTCCAGAACAGGAGGGCGAGGTGGAAGACGAAGCAGCTGGAGAAGGACTACGATGTGCTCAAGAGACAGCTCGAAGCCATGAAGACGGAGAACGAAGCCCTGCAAGCCCAGAACAAGAAGCTTCTCTCCGAG GTTTTGGCTCTCAAAGGCAAGGAGACCTCAGAGCCCATCAATCTCAACAAGGAAACAGAGGGCTCCTGCAGCTTCAGGAGCGACAACAGCTCCGACATCAATCTGGATCTCTCGACATCGGATGCCCACAAGAGCAGAGTCTTCTTCCCATCTTATAGGCCGCCCCCAGCTAAGACAGAGACACCCAAGGAAGAACACAGCAGCATCCAGGAAGAGAGCTTCTGCACCATGTTCTGCAGCACAGACGATCAATCCGCCTTCTGGGCATGGTCAGAGCAACACAATTTTCATCAGTAG
- the LOC103980425 gene encoding uncharacterized protein At3g28850, whose translation MGCTGSKQLRRRRGGSPGHFVRSHSIPVRYADTAVAQRRCWDDHHAVALSSSALGSLVVHRGDLSSDDEAMMKITNDFPTAVPQAGVAKELGLAKTWSELIERRIPKTPTMTPPNEPEVINAWELMADLEDASPLLLPAVGVNRSFSFHTSRDVRRSLPDTDLSGRSSSPKPQWMQLSPKDSVVFDFDPEILSSFRKALDELSPQHQFCSIDRPAEPDKNEEEDDEEEEPSDATTRTAESAEVPQNQFRSIHQPPEPDKEGQEEEDQKKKPSHARTRPKESADGREDPKSISIVRARIDEFQQKIDARKTSSKPDSAKVAPTYKCPPGGQGKVVLYLTSLRGIRKTYEDCWAVGMILKGYGVRVDERDVSLHAGFKDELIDILGPGYGGKGLPRVFADGNYLGGAEEVRHLHELGRLSKLLDCCETTPSMGKGGGGGDAACEGCGGVRFVPCEICSGSCKVYVEEEEELGGFHRCPECNENGLVRCRLCC comes from the coding sequence ATGGGTTGCACGGGCTCGAAGCAGCTCCGCCGGCGCCGCGGGGGGAGCCCCGGTCATTTTGTTCGCAGCCACTCCATCCCCGTCCGTTACGCTGACACGGCCGTCGCCCAGCGCCGGTGCTGGGATGATCACCACGCTGTCGCCCTCTCTTCCTCCGCCCTCGGCTCCCTGGTGGTCCACCGCGGCGACCTTAGCTCCGACGACGAGGCCATGATGAAGATCACCAACGACTTCCCGACCGCGGTTCCGCAGGCCGGCGTCGCGAAGGAGCTCGGCCTCGCCAAGACCTGGTCAGAGCTGATCGAGCGCCGGATCCCGAAGACCCCGACAATGACCCCGCCCAACGAGCCCGAGGTCATCAACGCCTGGGAGCTCATGGCCGACCTTGAAGACGCCAGCCCCCTCCTCCTCCCGGCCGttggcgtcaatcgctccttctccTTCCACACCTCGCGGGACGTCCGCCGTTCATTGCCGGATACCGATCTCTCGGGTAGATCCTCGTCGCCAAAGCCGCAGTGGATGCAGCTCAGTCCGAAGGATTCCGTCGTCTTCGATTTTGATCCAGAGATCCTGTCCTCCTTCCGTAAGGCCCTCGACGAGCTGTCGCCGCAGCATCAATTCTGTTCCATCGATCGACCAGCTGAGCCCGACAAgaacgaagaagaagatgatgaggaggaggaaccATCTGATGCAACAACACGAACAGCAGAGTCCGCCGAAGTGCCGCAGAATCAATTCCGTTCCATCCATCAACCTCCTGAGCCTGACAAGGAGgggcaggaggaggaggaccagAAGAAGAAGCCATCTCATGCAAGAACACGACCAAAAGAATCCGCCGACGGCCGCGAAGATCCGAAATCCATCAGCATCGTTCGAGCAAGGATCGACGAGTTCCAACAGAAGATCGATGCTAGGAAGACTAGCAGCAAACCCGACTCCGCAAAGGTGGCGCCTACCTACAAATGCCCGCCCGGCGGGCAGGGGAAAGTGGTGCTCTATCTCACCAGCCTCCGCGGGATACGGAAGACATACGAGGACTGCTGGGCCGTCGGCATGATACTGAAAGGCTACGGCGTTCGCGTCGACGAGAGGGACGTATCGTTGCATGCAGGATTCAAGGACGAGCTGATCGACATACTTGGGCCGGGTTACGGCGGCAAGGGACTGCCGAGGGTCTTCGCCGACGGGAACTACCTGGGCGGGGCGGAGGAGGTGCGGCACCTGCACGAGCTTGGGAGGTTATCCAAGTTGTTGGACTGCTGCGAGACGACGCCTTCGATGGGgaaaggaggaggcggcggcgatgCGGCGTGCGAGGGGTGCGGTGGCGTCAGGTTCGTCCCCTGCGAGATCTGCTCGGGGAGCTGCAAGGTGtatgtggaggaagaggaggagctcGGCGGGTTTCATAGGTGCCCGGAATGCAATGAGAACGGGCTCGTTCGATGCCGGCTTTGCTGCTGA
- the LOC135581964 gene encoding F-box/kelch-repeat protein SKIP11-like produces the protein MLEKESFFISRALPSSCEQESKLAYMTYHLLEITTNKRPPLVEPLELCEAASVKKAKSEDHSEPPLQEITKLPLDESSYDAHYSDTNSLIVQIGRDMSIKCLLHCSRSDYGALASLNRAFNSLIRSGDLYKLRRQMGIIEHWVYFSCNILEWEAYDPYRGRWITLPKMPQNDFFMRSDKESLAVGTELLVFGRDYTCCISHIVLRYSILTNSWSQGIEMNSPRCLFGSASFGERAIVAGGVDAQGAILRSAELYNSETQTWTILRSMNKPRKMCSGVFMDNKFYVIGGMSSTTELLTCGEEYDMEKHTWTVIPNMSLGLNGPSGAPPLVAVVNNELYAADYAEKEVRKYDKKNNSWITLGRLPERPDSVNGWGLAFRACGERLLVIGGPRVLGGGMIELNSWTPRNGPPEWNMIASKHCGSFVYNCAVMGC, from the coding sequence ATGCTGGAGAAGGAGTCCTTTTTTATCTCGAGAGCATTGCCGAGCTCCTGCGAGCAAGAATCCAAGTTGGCTTACATGACCTATCATCTCCTTGAGATCACTACCAACAAACGCCCTCCACTTGTGGAACCTTTGGAGCTCTGTGAAGCTGCTTCAGTAAAGAAGGCTAAATCCGAAGATCACTCAGAGCCTCCGTTGCAGGAAATAACAAAATTACCTCTTGATGAATCCAGTTATGATGCCCATTACTCCGATACAAACTCTCTCATCGTCCAAATTGGCCGTGACATGTCTATAAAGTGTCTCCTTCACTGCTCTCGGTCAGACTATGGTGCCCTTGCATCCCTGAACCGAGCTTTTAATTCCTTGATCCGGTCCGGTGATCTCTACAAGCTACGGCGACAGATGGGGATCATCGAGCACTGGGTATACTTCTCCTGCAATATACTCGAGTGGGAAGCATATGATCCCTATCGCGGACGCTGGATTACCCTCCCAAAAATGCCACAGAACGATTTCTTCATGCGCTCTGATAAGGAATCATTGGCTGTGGGCACTGAGCTCCTTGTTTTCGGAAGGGACTATACCTGTTGTATTTCCCATATAGTACTGAGGTATAGCATTCTGACAAATTCTTGGTCCCAAGGTATTGAAATGAACTCCCCTAGGTGCTTATTTGGATCAGCCAGCTTTGGGGAGAGAGCTATCGTAGCTGGTGGCGTAGATGCACAAGGTGCTATATTGAGGTCCGCGGAGCTTTACAATTCTGAGACACAAACATGGACAATTCTCCGTAGCATGAATAAACCAAGGAAGATGTGCTCAGGTGTCTTTATGGACAACAAGTTCTATGTGATCGGCGGAATGTCTAGCACTACAGAATTGCTGACGTGTGGGGAAGAATATGATATGGAGAAACATACCTGGACGGTCATTCCAAATATGTCCCTAGGACTCAATGGTCCAAGTGGTGCACCTCCGCTGGTTGCAGTAGTTAATAACGAGCTATATGCAGCTGATTATGCAGAAAAAGAGGTTAGAAAATATGACAAGAAGAATAACTCTTGGATCACTTTGGGAAGGCTGCCTGAGAGACCAGATTCAGTGAATGGTTGGGGCCTAGCTTTTCGTGCTTGTGGTGAACGACTCTTGGTGATTGGCGGACCGAGGGTGCTTGGAGGAGGGATGATTGAATTAAATTCATGGACTCCAAGAAATGGGCCTCCAGAATGGAACATGATTGCCAGCAAGCATTGTGGGAGCTTTGTGTATAATTGCGCTGTGATGGGCTGCTGA